Genomic window (Oryzias latipes chromosome 17, ASM223467v1):
acaaaaaaaagcatggtttttcgcagagacttcttgGAAATTTCAAGGggactggattttggaattgcagaTTCGGACGGCattacaaaatggcaaacgccaCTATATAGTGAtaagtgaaggaattcggacatagcccaaagtttcagcttttttttctctctttaccAATTTCAAATGacataatatatttaacaaaagcCATTTTATTTTCCCATCTCCTTTGGAAGTCTGCCTTCctttgtctgtctgcctgcctttGGAAATGTAACTAAATAGgagctgtaaaaaaatgttgtaaaacatCGTAGCAGCTGTTTTGTGAGCTGCTGTTAGCTTGAGCGTCTCGTCAAGACAAACACTTCTCACAGTCGCCAGAGTCTCCGTTTCAGACGATGAAACTAATTTGGCGAACTCCCGCTTTTGGTATCAACAGCCTGAGCGGCAGTGGCTCAAGCGGCTGAGTGGGCcggccaatgatcgaagggtctgcggtttgatccccgctccccccagtcaactgttgtcgtattcttgggcaagacactccaCCATTCCTGCCTCCAATGTGGCTCCACTGGAGCGTGAATGGGTtatgaatgtcctggtgatggtgAGAGGGGGTGCAtactggcagccatgcctctaTGGCtacatcaccaagtatgaagcCAAAGACTTCCACACTACACTGtcagcgctttgagtgtctggaaaagcgcagataaatccagtCCATCATTATTAAACAGTCTTTGCAGTGGTTTGTTTCTCTAAGTTTAAGTCTAAAAATCAAACCATTTCTATAGAACTGAAGAAACTGTTCCTGTTTTGGGAACAAGCCCTTTTTTTGCTAGCGGCCATACCTGGGCATTTATAATATCTGGGCGTTGCGAGGAACAGGCAGGTTAATCACAGTCTGAACAATGGCAGTCCACGAAAGTGGGGGTGGGGATCCagattttcccaaaaataaattttcttaacccttgtgctatcttagatgaccccacccttacattgacgtgttctctctaccatgacaaaggtggataaaggtggaaagatttcatgtaatccatggacaccagtgaagatcacaaatcattgaagaaaaaaggttcagagcactgtctagtgggtctagatgacccaattcccaatgttaaagtacctaggataacacaagggttaaacaactaATTCAAATTTATGAATACAACCGATTTAATGCCCATCCCTAACACACGCAAGACGGTATGTTTCAATTTTATGACGTCCCTTCACGTGTTACACAAGCCTTAAGCGAACTGCAAGGCACCCTCAATATGCACCTGCCCCTGTCCACGACCCTCCACAAGCccacatgtgactaaggcataagcttttgttcatttcaataaagttggatGAGGGAGAAGGCACTTCACTGCAAACTGATAACTTCTGGCAGAGATGCCAGCTTCCAAacgttttcagctccaacacTGAGCTCTCGGAGTGGCGTGGGCGCTCAGCCCATGTGCCCCTTCATGTGAGATCGCAGGTGGGCCTTGTTGGtgaagcacttctcacagatcTTGCAGCAGTAGGGCTTCTCGCCCGTGTGGATCCTCATGTGGATTTTGCAGTTGGCGCTGCGGCTGAACCTCTTCCCACACATTTTGCAGGAGAAGGGCTTCTCGCCCGTGTGGGTCCGCACGTGGATCACCAAGCTGGCGCGGGACGTGTAGGTCTTCCCACAGGTCTCGCACGAGTGCAACTTCTTCACGGGGTTCTGGGCCTTGCCGGTGTGGATCTTCGTGTGGTAGCGGAGGTGTCCTTGGTTACTGAAAGCTCTCCCGCAGGTTTGGCAGGAATACGGCTTCTCGCCCGTGTGGATTCGCATGTGGACCTTGAGGTTGGAGCTACAGGTGAAGTTTTTGCCGCAGGTCTCACAGGAGAAGGGCTTCTCGCCGGTGTGCGTCCTCATGTGGATCACCAAGCTGGCTCTGCACGTGTACTTTTTGCCGCAGGTGTCACAGGAGAACAGCTTTTGCTCCGGCTCTAGGATCTGAGTCCGGACCGTGTGCACTCCGGCGTGATACCGGAGGTGGGCTTTGTTGGTGAAGGCCTTTCCGCAGGTTTTGCAGGAGTACGGCCTCTCGCCCGTGTGGATTCGGATGTGGACTTTCAGGTTGAATCTGCAGCTGAACTTCTTTCCGCAGGTCTTGCAGGCATatggcttttcaaccaaatgcGACCTCAGGTGACTTCTCAGCGTGGACGCGTACTGAAATACTTTTTCACAAGTGCTGCAGGTGTAAGGCTTCTTGAGGAGGGGGAACTGGTACTCCGTGCTCGGCTCCACAGGAAGCTGATCTCCACTGATGATGACACGGTCTCCATGGCTACTGGGAGCCTGGAACGCGGGACCATGCTCCGGGAGAACCTGGCGGTTTTCACTAAACTCCTGACTCTGAGGGAGGGGGGAGCCGTgagccaggagctgctgactGTTCCACTCTGTTTCATTGTGGGAGACCATCACCAGAGAGACATCAGCCTCCTGCTTCAGTGGAGCCTGACCCCCTGCCTGACCCCGGTACACGTCCCCCTGTTCCTGCTTTATGCTCGAGATCTTCTTCACTTGGTCGTCGGTGAGGAAGACCTCCTTCTTTGGGGAGATTTGTTCCACAAAGCCTGTGAGGGCAGAGCAGAATAAAAAAGCattacttttaaagaaaaagattggTAGTAAACTTGGGtatatttaaatcaatttaacCTTTAAATATGAGGTCAGAACAGTCTCATAACTCAGAATTGCACACACTCCgagtcacaaatgcacacacttcgattcacaaatgtcattttatgcaaacgtgctaaataaatttggaaatgcaccattgtgtttcacaaatgcacacgttgtgtttcacacatgcacactgaatgttttacaaatgcacaataagtgtttctcacaaatgtgcacaccgtttttcacaaaaacattttagaaattcacaataaatgtatcagaaatgcacagtaggtgctttacaaacatgatttttaggtacacatgtgatgtgaactcacagatcattcgaattgcagaatgtgcattcaaaatcccgttctcgtttgtgaatctccccgtgtgtgtgagagatttttctacggtgaatattgagactcatctggcggagcaggtcaactaatgtcaccattggctagtgaatctgtcaatcaaactcatcggcaaagcaggcgggttcgctctTAGCCAATcaaatggccccttacactcctcactttcaaactaacgagggagggagctgttcagcacaggagttgaaaggacgcgggcggcaaacatggcggagagttCTCTTCccaacgggatcagtctcatcccgtaagtaatgcatttatttgatcattccctcgttgtacgtcctgtaatgttattgaatactaagttgcagcgttctccttagccaagtgacatgtgtgaatgctttatgaacactgcagccgagtcgtttgcagagtacccccaccgcaaattaacTTAGCtttgcttagcctgtgcggTTATAATGGTTTTAAAGCGGGGGAGGACttatgatggttttgtcaagttttatatttggcataccagctcttcacacaacacgaataactacaaccaaccaggggcctcgaaactagccggctttcgactcaagttgtgtctgcctgtgagttcaagccggtgtcggttcttcaagctagcgtctatagccaaTCTGTAGGTTCTAACATGATTCAGatagaactaaggggaaaaacaTGCcagatttacagcagcaaagaaagtttaataaaaagtattgttttggagacggggatttgtttaaacactgatgctatgccatgctaactagctagttagctgttccgtgtgctgccttatgtaaacgcgatccgggttaaagttagacacagcattttcacaaccgAGACTTTAGTTTAAGACGGTGTGGTGTGATGTGCAACAAAGTAAATTCGTATGACATTCATCatgaaaatggcattttttaagacgtgaatccactgttgaatgaaagaagccattaagtttctaacgttagaacccgtattttgctgaaaagccctgtgagattgtgtcagatcagagtgacagccactaaaatccccgtatctttacttccaatgacgtaatgacaagaatcccaaacattatgtttttaggctgttttgtagtcgataagtagtcacagcaagggtggatgggagaaatcagctgtcaacagtgattagagtagaagttactgtaaatattacacacaggcttcctgtgatcagtgtcttgtctctgattttcttttaaagctgttctttactacaagctcaagttatcatagcaagagtgttttaaaaaaattcccctttcaaatatttgaaaatgatgTAATTTAATCTAAACCAGCAAAattatctaatccatgtttgtcatgtttttatttattctctaggaattactgaagcgtgacaTCCTTCAAAGGCTGCATCATCGACTGTTAAGCACCTTGGAGAGGCAACCTGTTGATGTGAAGGAGAGGCAACCTGTTGCTGTGGAAGGCCTGCACATTTAGCAACAGTCTGCTGTCCCAGCGCTGCTCCACAAAAAGACTGAAGCAATcgtttgttcctcgtgccatcaggcaatacaactctctggcagggcatcttagaagtaatttcttttaattaattttacccactgatttttcaattatttaccttttttatcaatctttttaatttgtgatatttctatttgtaatgcgtgtgtgtttttatgtgggattattaaatacccttctattctattctatttcatattttatcatcctattgtataactgttttacctgtcaattgggaatttagcatttttgcccctgtaaatatatgtcagttgaaagtatttgtacttgtattccatagatcttgtacctgaagatggcagacaacaactgtgcagacttggccttcttcagtaaTGCTGTGAACGTGTATGGCttacctctgaggtattcatgttattcataaagaaatattttattcacatatcaggcagtataagtacttggttatttgtacaaaaataaaataacttttttagactcctctccataagggcaactctaaaactctttcccctcatgaataacattttacccccccttaacagtctctctcacctcaatttttttcccagtgatacatgtaacccactcctgcaatttatttaacctagaaactctacttattggcatcatacataagaacattacattttaaattgatgtgcaccgtattggcgatgcatttgtaattatgtgtttgagacatgatcttcgtgttattgtcagggtgagaggagatcttGGAAGAGAACATGTGGCCATAGCCGAGTAAATGCTCACAGTATgtagaactgacacaaacggcttcattgcaggaaaagtgtacacacaatcaacggtgatttgaacctagttttagaagcttttatatatacataaaagtgaatgatgtattaaaaataaatctgacaatataatatttgtttttgcttttttccaaatacaggattgagctcctctggtgtgatgtcttcatgactgttactggtttatattacaacatcctgcactctcctgaggaccaagacttgctcaatatcagtaacatcacgtattctgctgccattacatttttctaccacacattcaggccagtttggatgtctttagtgacgcgtgggacagccatccaatcaggacggagtaAAGCATGACaacaaatcagctgtggcagttgggcttgacccacaaccctgtttctgatccccgggtaaatgctttatttaatctcactgtactggacaactgatgtgtgtgcagttcgactaaagtggaaagtatcaagaacagtataatgaaatcacaatgactacagtgaattttcatcaaaaatgaatgaaaagtattattgttgtgtggtgcaatttccctaaattgtttttttttttaatcaagtaggaagaatagcacatctgcaagttcaaaatgcatcacaatgcatggcattatgagctATCAGATGAACTaatctcactactttgttaaggttcacttatttgcaaattaaaaacagttatggagatatgaggtctgcctgccagcAACAATATAAGTAATTATTAGTGGGTCACTGtgcctacataatctaaaacataaaaaaacagtgctgttcataaacagtatctttttttttttttttgtcagggtatgctggttccatagattgaatgggaggagagtggatccatgactgaacctcatcctgggatcaatgtcctggtatgagacagtccccttttgggtccacaaatgttggaactgcaaaacgacatcaatccattgtggaattcagaatgtttgggagtggacctacatctttactgtccctgtttagaacttaatttaggcgacataattacatacagaagaagagagactgaggggagcaagacagagttcaaatcaatactgctgtattgttcaagggacttaattgtatgtaaggatgttatgaaaattagttccagtttaaataaaattcaaatcagtagagatcccctgcatctgcttaaattttgatgttttaatctgtccatgttttcactgaattttactcagcaataaagggtgaatgtttgcactttgttgttctatgaccatcttttgttgtgtagtatttaaccagttataaaacccagagagatcaGGAtctttttgcaagggtgacttGACCAAAAGGTTAGAAGCATaaatatggttacaatataaaatcaatgacatgtgagtttaaaaaaaattaaggtccAGCAAAGTGACTttgggctgagcaggggaggtgttTTGGGggtctgtgattgacagtgagatgaactcgaggtaatgtagtcccactgcgtggtacggagcaaagtgatgccagtttctccacaaaaccttctgtggaagttgaagatttttctcctccaccttcatatgatcaaaaccgtgtctgagtgttgaaatgaggctagcatgaaagctaagagaacaacgtacaaacaatcccgagtgaaatGTTCATTCAAATTACATTTCTCATAGTTCATTCAAACTacaaatctcatgaccagtacagagttcgatggattctatgtcaactgcattcaaccactgttgccttgcttccaggtacactgaaaagttgcacaagccagtaatttttgacaaccgaaggcaaataaaccgacaagccatgctaaggctaacacgctaacgaccgactggtatggaatcaaatatgggcggggcttttgccacctgcagaaagcgtagagaaagtgtaagagGCCATTccattggctaaaagcgaacccgcctgctttgctgatgagtttgattgacagattcactagccaacggtgacattagttgacctgttccgtcagatgagtctcaatattcagcgtagaaaaatctctcacacacacggggagattcacaaacgagaacgggattttgaatgcaccctctgcagttcgaatgatctgtgagttcacatcacatgtgtacctaaaaatcatgtttgtgaagcacctactgtgcatttctgatacatttattgtgaatttctaaaatgtttttgtgaaaaacagtgtgcacatttgtgagaaacacttattgtgcatttgtaaaacattcagtgtgcatgtgtgaaacacaatgtgtgtgtttgtgaaacacagggtgtgtatttccgaatttatttttcacgtttgcataaaatgacatttgtggatcggagcgtgtgtatttgtaaaaccggttgagtgcatttctgattattgagactgaattaactccatatttaaaagatgtattaaCATCTCATCTTTGATGCCGTTTCTTccatttttaaccttttcagTTAGCTTTAATCCCGAGATTTTGCATCATGTTAACTCTTTGTCACCTTTTGCTCAGTTTAAATCAGTTCTTATATGAAAACATAACAAACATTACAGTTCGAAAAAATAAATccgaaaaataaaacagattttaaattgaACTGTGAAATCTGAATGAAGTGGATTCAAGAATTTGTCAGTGATACCTCGACAGAAGATAAAATGGCGATACGGATGCCACCATGTTGATGCCAGCCAGGCATCGcaagtaagcagtgattggtccgagtcatcatttctatggcagtCATGCCTAtctggaaggccacaccccctaccacttgaaagcaggcttaGGGGGGGAATCTGTTAAACGCTtaacgtgagaccacatactctTCTTGAGGCATTTGATGGTCACTTTATAagatcatttttattgttattctgacaaatataatgactgagtaatagctgtttatttctctatagaagtctgtgggattttgtcTTCTTGGGTAGTTCCTATTTGAAATgcgaggcgggggggggggggggggggtcactagGTCCAGTTCTCTGCACTGAAACATGACATCATCACGTTTTCATTTcactttgaaacaaacaaaaaacaccataTGATGGGTCTCCGTCTCTCATTGAAGCCAAAGCGGACGAGTGAAGCAGTGAGATGTTCTGGAACAAAAACTGGCTCAATATAGTTAAGTTTGTTCACTGCCATCCAACAGAAGAATTCTGAACTCTTTGAGGGAGAGGCAGGTTGTtcagaaagcaaaaaatatgttaaaacacgaaCACGTCCTTTTTAGTGTTGCACCTAGgcagtgtttttaatttaaatttggtACCAGTaaggaaaacaaacaggtaGATAACATCTATTTAGCTGGGTAGCTCAGTTGTGAAGGTAAAAGGGCTGCCACGCAGGGTTTGGTTCCCAGAGgggaataaacaatggtacATATCAATGCAGGAGTACGGGTATCACCCAGTGGGGGCCCTGGGGCAAGACcgttaacgctactgcctaccagcatgaatgtgcatgaatgatcctggtgatggtcagaactggcagccacgcctctaccatctccaagtatgaatgaagagtgaattattattattccaaaTGCTATAAAACTTTTACATTAGAGAGGATAAACTTGacagtattatttttaaataatttattttctcattttaaatgatttatttatttgtttgatgtTACTGTCTTGTCTTTATCATCTTGCTAGAGAAATGCTTTGACAGAATTGCCCTTGGGGCACtaatttctctctctctctttccttCCATCATAAATTACTTTTTGACAGTTGTGCTCCAACTGCGTTGCAGCAATGCACCCGTAAATCAGCTGCATTGCATGCTGACACGGCGCTGACTCAGCAGAATAAAAACGTGAAGTCCTCTGGCTTCTTTAAAGGCTCCctgatttcaagaaaaaaatgtatttaatttaatgaaacagttaaaatattaaacatgaaAGTATAAGGCATGTTTAACATTTTAGTTTCTAATTCTGGTGCTACAATAAGAGtttgggaaaaaacaaacactctcacacagattaaaacattaaaaatgctcCTAGAACtgtatattacatttgaagaaaaaaaagttaaactgtTTTAATGTTGGATTTATTATATTAACTGTTACTAAGCATGATTGTATTTCTGCTAtaattaaactttaaatgagTTATTGTGGAGGGGAGAGCGAGTTTTGggaatatatatttaaaaaaatgatcatttttagtTAGATTTAACTCCttgaaatataataataataataataataataataataataataataataataataataatattaataaatacatatttttaaaccaaaatgttttaatttgataAATAGTAAACCTTCATCCTTTCATAGAAAAACAGTACAGAGTTCATCATTAGAAgataataagaataataaatattaattattaaaCACTGAGGGTTTATATCATGACAGGTTATCACAGCATATCAGGTTAGCTTTAGCCTGGCCATGCTAGCTCTGCAGCCGTTTCCGGTCCCCGGTGTCTCTGTTTTGTGTCGCGTTTTCTAAACTCCGCAGAACACAGACAGCTCTAGCCTCTCCTAGTCCTACCTGCGGCTTGCAGCTGCGCAGGCGGCTTCCAGCCGACgtccagcagtctgcgctgcCGGTCCAGCTGCTCTTCGTACTGAACGATGGTTTTCTCAAACTCCAAGAAAATCTCCTCCGCCGCGGCCGTCAGGCGCTTGCTGATGAAATCCTTCAGATAGAGAACAGAAGACATCTTTACCGCAGAGGAGAAATCTATCCAGCTGGGATATAAAAGCTTTCAATAAATCAACCCGGAGATGAGCAGACGAAGCGCCGCGGTTTCATCACAACAGTGTGTTACACCGCTAAGTTCCGGGGAGTTTATTTTACGTACATATAGTTCCgccctggggaaaaaaaaaatcatttttagaaaTAAGTTAAAGATTACAAGATTAATATTAAACTTTTACTAAACCAATTTGATACTTTTGAAAAGCATTCTATGTCCAGAAAGACTTGGCTTTCATTAGGCCCAACTAATAGCCAAAATGGAttactcattttaaaaaataggaCAACCTAGGCAAGTTGATTACTACAGGAAGGCAATTTTGTTAAATGCAATTTGATCccaaataatttttaaattaattaacttTTAAATTTGGAATTAGTTTTGACTTTATCCATTTTGTATTGCaccaaaaaactttaaaaccagtgAACTATTGAGACATTACTGtcattttttgactttttcaagTGTTTGGCACAACTTTGCACTTcatcatgaacattttcaggtGTTTGTACTTAACACATGTCTTATAGATCTGGTTGACCTTGTGTGGATAGAAATACAGAAACAGCATAAAAAAGACTCTCCCTGCTAAATCTGCGTGGATTTATGCTCCTCcaacttttttcaaatacagctgtgttttgtttttcgtgCCGGAAGGAGCTGgctaaaaactttgaaagtgattttcagacagtttttgtgttgttgtcatgACTTGTGGTTAAAC
Coding sequences:
- the LOC101164002 gene encoding zinc finger protein 664-like, whose protein sequence is MSSVLYLKDFISKRLTAAAEEIFLEFEKTIVQYEEQLDRQRRLLDVGWKPPAQLQAAGFVEQISPKKEVFLTDDQVKKISSIKQEQGDVYRGQAGGQAPLKQEADVSLVMVSHNETEWNSQQLLAHGSPLPQSQEFSENRQVLPEHGPAFQAPSSHGDRVIISGDQLPVEPSTEYQFPLLKKPYTCSTCEKVFQYASTLRSHLRSHLVEKPYACKTCGKKFSCRFNLKVHIRIHTGERPYSCKTCGKAFTNKAHLRYHAGVHTVRTQILEPEQKLFSCDTCGKKYTCRASLVIHMRTHTGEKPFSCETCGKNFTCSSNLKVHMRIHTGEKPYSCQTCGRAFSNQGHLRYHTKIHTGKAQNPVKKLHSCETCGKTYTSRASLVIHVRTHTGEKPFSCKMCGKRFSRSANCKIHMRIHTGEKPYCCKICEKCFTNKAHLRSHMKGHMG